In a genomic window of Thalassotalea piscium:
- the mlaF gene encoding phospholipid ABC transporter ATP-binding protein MlaF, with protein sequence MSQPLVEIKNLTFKRQERVIYNDISLSIPKGKVTGIMGPSGIGKTTLLRLIGGQIRPESGKILFDGQNIPTLSRSELYQIRKRMSMLFQSGALFSDMSVYENIAFPIREHTQLSENIIDKMVLMKLEAVGLRGARNLKPSELSGGMARRAALARAIALDPELILYDEPFAGQDPISMGVIVRLISSLNEALGLTSVVVSHDVPEVMSIADYIYIIAEQKIIGHGTPDDIAKQASPLVQQFIKGEADGPVPFHYKAASYQEELIGKGVK encoded by the coding sequence ATGTCACAACCATTAGTTGAAATTAAAAACCTTACTTTTAAGCGTCAAGAGCGGGTCATATACAATGACATTAGTTTGTCGATCCCAAAAGGAAAAGTGACTGGTATAATGGGCCCTAGTGGCATAGGGAAAACAACACTATTACGTTTAATTGGCGGGCAAATTCGTCCTGAATCAGGAAAAATTCTTTTCGATGGCCAAAATATTCCTACACTTTCTCGCTCAGAGCTTTATCAAATACGTAAACGTATGAGTATGTTATTTCAAAGTGGCGCGCTATTTAGTGATATGAGTGTATATGAAAACATAGCGTTTCCCATTAGAGAGCATACTCAATTATCAGAAAATATTATCGACAAAATGGTGCTAATGAAACTTGAAGCTGTAGGTTTACGAGGTGCTCGTAATTTAAAGCCAAGTGAACTATCCGGTGGTATGGCACGTCGTGCCGCACTTGCGCGAGCTATTGCGTTAGACCCTGAATTGATTTTGTATGATGAGCCTTTTGCCGGCCAAGATCCTATCTCAATGGGTGTGATTGTTCGGTTAATTAGTTCATTAAACGAAGCACTAGGTTTGACTTCAGTGGTTGTTTCACATGATGTCCCAGAGGTGATGAGTATTGCCGATTATATTTATATTATTGCCGAACAAAAAATAATTGGTCACGGCACACCAGATGACATAGCTAAGCAAGCATCTCCGCTAGTGCAACAATTTATTAAAGGTGAAGCCGATGGCCCTGTACCATTTCATTATAAAGCTGCGTCTTATCAAGAAGAGCTAATTGGTAAGGGAGTCAAATAA
- the mlaE gene encoding lipid asymmetry maintenance ABC transporter permease subunit MlaE has translation MDMIQQLGRQVITTISGLGRAILMLLSSLMHVPNFRKGYPLLIKQLYAIGVLSLVIIVVSGLFIGMVLALQGYTILVGYGAEASLGPMVALSLLRELGPVVSALLFAGRAGSALTAEIGLMKATEQLSSLEMMAIDPLRRVIAPRFWAGMITLPLLAAIFSAVGILGAHLVGVEWLGVDSGTFWSVMQSQVSFEKDIVNGIIKSIAFAFVVTWIAVYKGYSCEPTSEGISRATTSTVVQSSLLVLALDFVLTALMFTK, from the coding sequence ATGGATATGATCCAACAACTTGGCCGTCAAGTTATTACTACGATTTCAGGTCTTGGTCGTGCAATATTAATGCTGTTATCGTCGTTGATGCATGTGCCAAATTTTAGAAAAGGTTACCCCTTATTAATTAAGCAACTCTATGCTATTGGGGTGCTTTCGCTTGTAATTATCGTAGTGTCTGGTTTATTTATTGGTATGGTGTTGGCATTGCAAGGCTATACTATATTAGTAGGCTATGGCGCTGAAGCAAGTTTAGGTCCTATGGTTGCGTTATCGTTATTGCGCGAACTTGGCCCTGTGGTATCTGCTTTGCTTTTTGCAGGTCGTGCAGGTTCAGCTTTAACGGCAGAAATTGGCTTGATGAAAGCTACAGAGCAGCTTTCAAGTTTAGAAATGATGGCAATAGATCCATTACGCCGAGTGATTGCGCCTCGATTTTGGGCAGGCATGATTACTTTGCCCTTATTAGCTGCAATTTTTTCAGCTGTAGGTATTCTTGGTGCACATCTGGTGGGCGTTGAATGGCTAGGTGTAGATAGCGGTACTTTTTGGTCAGTGATGCAGTCACAAGTGTCGTTCGAAAAAGATATCGTAAACGGTATTATCAAAAGTATTGCTTTTGCATTTGTAGTTACCTGGATCGCAGTTTATAAAGGCTATAGTTGTGAGCCTACCTCTGAAGGTATAAGCAGAGCAACCACCTCAACCGTGGTGCAGTCGTCTTTATTAGTTTTAGCATTAGACTTTGTATTAACAGCGTTAATGTTTACAAAGTAA
- the mlaD gene encoding outer membrane lipid asymmetry maintenance protein MlaD, whose product MVSKKIELMVGFFAALGIAALLMLALRVANSGISGNSETYQLYAKFDNIGGLKVRSPIKVGGVVVGRVSNISLDPEDYTPVVTLDINAQYNHFSEATSVSILTAGLLGEQYIGLLPGFMDESVGTLVNGDFIEDTKPALVLEELIGQFLFSQGSD is encoded by the coding sequence ATGGTGTCGAAGAAAATAGAATTAATGGTAGGCTTTTTTGCAGCGTTAGGTATTGCAGCATTACTAATGTTAGCGCTGAGAGTAGCTAATAGCGGTATTTCAGGTAATAGTGAAACATATCAACTGTACGCTAAGTTTGACAATATTGGTGGTTTAAAAGTACGTTCGCCAATTAAAGTTGGTGGAGTTGTTGTAGGACGGGTGAGTAATATTTCGTTAGACCCTGAAGATTACACGCCAGTTGTTACCTTAGATATAAACGCACAATACAATCATTTTTCTGAAGCTACGTCGGTATCTATTCTTACCGCCGGCTTATTAGGTGAGCAATATATTGGTCTCTTACCAGGGTTTATGGATGAATCAGTTGGTACATTAGTGAATGGCGATTTTATTGAAGATACAAAACCTGCTTTAGTGTTAGAAGAGTTGATCGGTCAATTCCTATTTAGTCAAGGTAGTGATTAA
- a CDS encoding MlaC/ttg2D family ABC transporter substrate-binding protein: MKILNKAVTIVFAFLVTFSLSTSAAAERVIDSKDPYKLIEVVADITFKRFANEQDNIRKDANILKTIVREELLPYIDYRYAAFKVIGGQNFRRTTKAERAEFTKVFREYLVTSYAQVFTLYNNQKVEFGHARDFSNSNVVAVNTSVIEPGREPINISFRVRKNKKTNEWKAYDMVAEGISLLDSKQAEFSSLIRQKGLPHVSQMLKEKSAKDIVFK; this comes from the coding sequence ATGAAAATATTGAATAAAGCTGTAACAATAGTATTTGCTTTTCTCGTAACCTTTTCGTTATCAACTAGCGCAGCAGCTGAGCGTGTTATCGATAGTAAAGACCCTTACAAGTTAATTGAAGTGGTGGCAGATATTACATTTAAGCGATTTGCTAACGAGCAAGATAATATTCGTAAAGATGCAAATATTTTAAAAACGATTGTTCGTGAAGAATTGTTGCCTTATATTGATTATCGCTACGCTGCATTCAAAGTGATTGGTGGGCAAAACTTTAGAAGAACTACAAAAGCAGAGCGTGCTGAGTTTACTAAAGTATTTCGCGAATATTTGGTCACTTCTTATGCACAAGTTTTCACATTATATAACAATCAAAAAGTAGAATTTGGCCATGCGAGAGATTTTAGCAATAGTAATGTGGTCGCTGTAAATACCTCGGTAATAGAGCCTGGAAGAGAGCCTATTAATATTTCGTTTAGAGTGAGAAAAAATAAAAAAACCAACGAATGGAAGGCTTATGACATGGTTGCTGAAGGTATAAGTTTACTTGATAGTAAACAAGCAGAGTTTAGCAGCTTGATACGTCAAAAAGGCTTACCTCATGTTAGCCAAATGTTAAAAGAAAAAAGCGCTAAAGATATCGTTTTTAAATAA
- a CDS encoding STAS domain-containing protein, with protein MTVKITMNDDGIALAGELTQATITQALEKQSVRFFEQKNVTIDLAGIVKVDTAGLAWLLTLVELASSQSSKVCFTHLSTELQNLVKLSAVDSFLPSH; from the coding sequence ATGACCGTAAAAATTACAATGAATGATGATGGTATTGCGTTAGCAGGCGAATTAACCCAAGCTACTATTACCCAAGCGCTAGAAAAGCAGTCAGTTCGTTTTTTTGAACAAAAAAATGTCACTATCGATTTAGCGGGTATTGTAAAAGTAGATACCGCAGGTCTTGCATGGTTGCTAACTTTAGTTGAGCTTGCATCAAGCCAATCAAGTAAGGTTTGCTTTACTCATTTGTCGACAGAGTTACAAAACTTAGTAAAACTATCTGCGGTAGATTCTTTTTTACCTAGCCATTAA
- a CDS encoding BolA family protein: protein MEISAIEKLINDAVALDELHVKFDGSQCTVIAVADFLGELSRVKRQQAIYSPLAQVINDGIIHAVTIKTFTTSDWQREKMFNLPL, encoded by the coding sequence GTGGAAATTTCAGCAATTGAAAAGTTGATAAATGACGCGGTTGCGTTAGACGAACTACATGTAAAATTTGATGGTTCTCAGTGTACTGTAATAGCAGTCGCTGATTTTTTAGGTGAATTAAGTCGCGTTAAAAGACAACAAGCCATCTACTCTCCGCTTGCACAAGTCATTAATGACGGAATAATACACGCAGTAACTATTAAAACATTTACCACGTCAGATTGGCAGCGTGAAAAAATGTTCAATTTACCCCTATAA
- the murA gene encoding UDP-N-acetylglucosamine 1-carboxyvinyltransferase yields MDAFKITGGIALNGEVAISGAKNSALPILMATLLSETPIVISNVPRLKDIETTVKLLTQLGAIVEWQDHNTVKIDASNVNQYKASYELVKTMRASILVLGPLLARFGHAEVSLPGGCAIGARPVNLHIHGLKLMGADIEVENGYIVADNNGRLKGANIFMDVVSVTGTENLMMAAALAEGTTYIENAAREPEIVDLANCLNAMGAKVSGAGSDTLVIEGVPSLHGGQYSVMPDRIETGTFLVAAAVTRGKVKCTNTDPSALDAVLSKLQEAGANVTTGADWIELSMDKRPKAVNIKTAPHPAFPTDMQAQFVTLNAIAEGVATTTETIFENRFMHVPELQRMGADISLEGNTAMTKGVEKLTGAQVMATDLRASASLVIAGLVATTETQVDRIYHIDRGYQNIEDKLQKLGANIVRIKTN; encoded by the coding sequence TTGGACGCATTTAAAATTACAGGCGGCATAGCACTTAACGGTGAAGTTGCAATATCAGGCGCAAAAAATTCAGCGTTGCCAATTCTTATGGCAACCTTATTATCAGAAACTCCCATTGTTATTAGTAATGTTCCTCGTCTGAAAGACATAGAGACAACAGTTAAGTTACTAACACAATTAGGCGCGATTGTTGAGTGGCAAGACCATAACACAGTTAAAATAGATGCAAGTAACGTTAATCAATATAAAGCGTCTTATGAATTAGTTAAAACAATGCGTGCTTCTATTTTAGTCCTTGGACCGTTATTAGCTCGATTTGGTCATGCAGAAGTTTCCCTACCTGGTGGTTGTGCTATTGGCGCTCGCCCTGTAAATCTTCACATTCATGGCTTAAAGTTAATGGGTGCAGATATAGAAGTTGAAAATGGCTATATTGTTGCAGACAACAACGGTCGTTTAAAAGGCGCTAATATTTTTATGGATGTAGTCAGTGTAACAGGCACTGAAAACCTAATGATGGCAGCGGCGCTTGCCGAAGGCACAACTTACATTGAAAATGCCGCAAGAGAACCCGAGATTGTAGATTTAGCCAATTGCTTAAATGCTATGGGTGCGAAAGTCTCAGGCGCTGGAAGTGATACCCTTGTTATTGAAGGGGTTCCAAGCCTTCATGGCGGACAATACAGCGTGATGCCTGATCGTATTGAAACAGGAACGTTCTTAGTTGCTGCTGCAGTTACACGAGGAAAAGTAAAATGTACTAATACTGATCCTAGTGCTTTAGATGCAGTATTAAGTAAACTACAAGAAGCCGGGGCAAATGTTACTACAGGCGCTGACTGGATTGAATTATCAATGGATAAACGCCCTAAAGCGGTAAATATTAAAACAGCACCGCACCCGGCATTTCCAACTGATATGCAAGCGCAGTTTGTAACGTTAAACGCTATTGCAGAAGGTGTTGCTACCACAACCGAAACCATTTTTGAAAATCGCTTTATGCATGTGCCTGAATTACAGCGTATGGGTGCAGATATTTCATTAGAAGGTAATACTGCGATGACAAAAGGGGTTGAAAAGCTAACGGGCGCACAGGTAATGGCCACTGATTTACGTGCTTCAGCCAGTTTAGTTATTGCCGGATTAGTTGCTACTACCGAAACACAAGTTGACCGAATTTATCATATTGACCGTGGCTATCAAAATATTGAAGATAAACTGCAAAAACTTGGTGCTAACATTGTTAGAATAAAAACCAACTGA
- a CDS encoding trypsin-like peptidase domain-containing protein, with the protein MKLLSALKYILNSASYGVIVAVVLLLLIPELRDGNGSWWNILASSKQSEQPHSYARAVQQASAAVVNIYSEKIQPSFNYNRSHRTTELGSGVIMNANGYLLTNYHVVQDADLIGVVLQNGDRYPAELIGYDVYTDLAVLKVAATNLPTIPQDENLTSYVGDVVLAIGNPFNLGQTVTQGIISGTGRSGLSSTSYQEFLQMDAAINEGNSGGALVNSNGVLVGINSRKYINSREYSFDPELSIQGIFFAVPYKLAHKIMRKIIEDGRVIRGWLGVSTNSRFARSTGFLIGEIQPNSPAHKAGLQVNDLIYQIDGVEIHSISQALDIVAETKPNTTLIFKVARGELPLDIPVVIEEKR; encoded by the coding sequence TTGAAACTGTTAAGCGCATTAAAATACATCTTAAATTCAGCAAGCTACGGTGTAATAGTCGCAGTTGTTTTATTATTATTAATACCAGAATTACGCGATGGAAATGGTTCTTGGTGGAATATTCTAGCCTCATCTAAACAAAGTGAGCAGCCTCATTCTTATGCTAGGGCAGTACAGCAAGCAAGTGCCGCAGTAGTTAATATATATTCTGAAAAAATACAGCCCTCATTTAATTATAATCGAAGCCATCGCACTACAGAATTAGGCTCTGGCGTAATAATGAATGCAAATGGCTACCTATTAACAAATTATCATGTTGTTCAAGATGCTGACTTAATTGGTGTAGTTCTTCAAAATGGTGACCGGTATCCCGCAGAGTTAATAGGTTATGATGTTTATACTGATTTAGCCGTTTTAAAAGTTGCGGCGACGAACTTACCTACGATCCCTCAAGATGAAAACCTAACCTCTTATGTTGGTGATGTTGTGCTCGCTATTGGTAACCCTTTTAATCTTGGGCAAACAGTAACTCAAGGCATAATTAGTGGTACAGGACGCAGCGGTTTGAGCAGTACAAGTTATCAAGAATTTCTACAAATGGATGCGGCAATTAATGAAGGTAATTCAGGTGGTGCCTTAGTTAACAGCAATGGGGTGTTAGTTGGTATTAATTCACGAAAATATATTAATTCACGTGAATATTCCTTTGATCCTGAATTAAGTATTCAAGGCATATTTTTCGCAGTACCTTATAAGTTAGCGCATAAAATAATGCGTAAAATCATTGAGGATGGACGTGTAATTCGTGGTTGGTTAGGCGTATCTACCAACTCACGTTTTGCTAGGTCTACAGGCTTCTTAATTGGCGAGATCCAGCCTAATAGCCCTGCTCATAAAGCAGGATTGCAAGTTAATGATCTAATATATCAAATCGATGGCGTTGAAATACACTCGATCAGCCAAGCTCTAGATATTGTTGCAGAAACCAAGCCTAATACTACTTTAATTTTTAAGGTTGCTCGCGGTGAGTTACCTCTTGATATCCCTGTAGTCATTGAAGAAAAACGATAA
- a CDS encoding Do family serine endopeptidase translates to MKKISIICSSILLTTTLAISSLPAQANLPLQLNGQQMPSLAPMLENVTPAVVLISVKGTHVEKQNIPDAFKFFFGNPRQNQARERPFRGLGSGVIIDADKGYIVTNNHVIREADEIQVTLKDGRQLDAKKIGADESSDIALIQVETKNLVEINVSDSDKLRVGDFAVAIGSPFGLGQTVTSGIVSALGRSGLNNENYEDFIQTDAAINSGNSGGALVNLRGELIGINTAIIGPNGGNVGIGFAIPSNMVKNLVSQILEFGEVRRGVLGVSGYSVNGEIAKAMELDANQGGFVERVEPDSAAEEAGIEAGDVITQVNGKHVKSFSELRGKIGSIGAGKDVELTVVKANGKSKTYTVTLKKTQSANIEPASIHSMLEGAKLNNQSKGLGVIVGDVEEGSPAEVIGLRKGDIIAGVNKARIKNIAELRDYLSEIKGISLLKIIRGNTIFYIRIR, encoded by the coding sequence ATGAAGAAAATATCAATTATCTGTAGTTCTATATTACTAACAACAACGTTAGCTATCTCTTCTTTACCTGCACAAGCTAATCTACCATTGCAATTAAATGGTCAACAAATGCCTAGTTTAGCTCCAATGCTGGAGAATGTTACGCCTGCTGTGGTACTTATATCAGTTAAAGGTACTCATGTAGAAAAACAGAACATCCCCGATGCATTTAAATTCTTTTTTGGTAATCCTAGACAGAATCAAGCCCGAGAACGTCCTTTTCGAGGTCTAGGCTCAGGCGTTATTATTGATGCTGACAAAGGCTATATCGTAACAAATAACCATGTAATTAGAGAGGCAGACGAAATTCAAGTAACCCTCAAAGATGGTCGTCAGTTAGACGCTAAAAAAATTGGTGCCGATGAAAGTAGTGATATTGCATTAATACAAGTTGAAACTAAAAACTTGGTTGAAATAAATGTATCCGACTCTGATAAGTTACGTGTAGGTGACTTCGCTGTCGCTATTGGTAGCCCTTTTGGTTTAGGACAAACTGTTACCTCTGGTATTGTTAGCGCTTTAGGGCGTAGCGGCTTAAATAATGAAAACTATGAAGACTTTATTCAAACAGATGCTGCTATCAATAGTGGTAACTCGGGTGGTGCATTGGTAAATTTACGCGGTGAGTTAATCGGTATCAATACTGCAATTATCGGTCCTAATGGTGGTAATGTCGGTATTGGCTTTGCCATTCCTAGCAATATGGTAAAAAACCTTGTTAGCCAAATTTTAGAGTTCGGTGAAGTTCGCAGAGGTGTTTTAGGCGTTTCTGGCTACAGTGTTAATGGTGAAATTGCTAAAGCAATGGAATTAGATGCCAACCAGGGTGGCTTTGTGGAGCGAGTCGAACCAGATTCTGCTGCAGAAGAAGCCGGTATTGAAGCGGGAGATGTTATAACCCAAGTAAATGGTAAACATGTTAAAAGCTTCAGTGAGTTAAGAGGAAAAATTGGTTCAATAGGAGCCGGAAAAGATGTTGAGCTAACTGTGGTTAAAGCTAATGGTAAGTCTAAAACTTACACCGTAACTTTAAAGAAAACACAAAGTGCAAACATCGAACCTGCAAGTATTCATAGTATGCTTGAAGGCGCTAAGCTCAATAACCAATCAAAAGGTCTTGGCGTGATCGTAGGTGACGTTGAAGAAGGCTCTCCTGCTGAAGTTATTGGCTTACGCAAAGGTGATATTATTGCTGGCGTCAACAAAGCCCGTATTAAGAATATTGCAGAACTTCGTGATTATTTATCAGAAATCAAAGGTATTTCTTTATTAAAAATTATTCGTGGCAACACAATATTTTATATCAGAATTCGCTAA
- a CDS encoding ZapG family protein, with protein sequence MEVLTIIVLLLVGGVLGFIASKFISPSSIQAKKLATQVSESETALAQYKLDVAEHLDQSASLLAQMNDTCQKAMLQMEQSTKLLQQVTPNDLDAMPFFSKETQEQLAQTVSLRHEKKEKAERKDSVEPPLDYSGEATGLFADKKQTVTNAEVGN encoded by the coding sequence ATGGAAGTTTTAACAATTATTGTTCTTTTACTTGTAGGCGGCGTTTTAGGCTTTATTGCAAGTAAATTTATATCTCCCTCTTCAATCCAAGCTAAGAAACTGGCAACTCAAGTAAGCGAGAGTGAAACCGCATTAGCCCAGTATAAACTAGACGTTGCCGAGCATTTAGATCAGTCTGCAAGCCTACTCGCTCAAATGAATGACACCTGTCAAAAAGCAATGCTACAAATGGAACAAAGTACCAAGCTACTCCAACAAGTCACTCCAAATGACCTTGATGCTATGCCTTTCTTCTCTAAAGAAACTCAGGAACAATTAGCACAAACGGTAAGTTTACGACACGAGAAAAAAGAAAAAGCTGAGCGCAAAGATTCTGTAGAGCCGCCATTAGATTACTCAGGTGAAGCCACCGGCTTATTTGCTGATAAGAAACAAACTGTTACAAATGCAGAGGTTGGAAATTAG
- the zapE gene encoding cell division protein ZapE: MINLSPLEKYKQDLTRDDFQYDAAQEHAVKNLQRLYEDLLNKPLPVTGFKKVLNRWKRVVAKKEQTLVKGLYFWGGVGRGKTYLVDTFYDCLPFDNKMRVHFHRFMHRVHQELKTLTGKSDPLKIIAKRFADETCIICFDEFFVSDITDAMILGTLFEELFAHKVTLVATSNIIPDELYRNGLQRARFLPAIKLINENCDVINVDSGVDYRLRTLEQAEIYHFPLDQVADDNLEKYFTQLSFEQGVKLKKIKINNRELVTVQESDGIVHFDFATLCVSARSQSDYMELSRIYHTVLLANVKQMNVDCDDAARRFIALVDEFYERNVKLIISAEVAMEQLYTHGGLEFEFKRCLSRLQEMQSSDYLASEHLP; encoded by the coding sequence ATGATAAATCTTTCCCCACTTGAGAAATATAAACAAGATTTAACTCGAGATGACTTTCAATATGATGCGGCTCAAGAGCATGCAGTTAAAAATTTACAACGATTATATGAAGACCTGCTTAATAAACCATTACCGGTAACAGGTTTTAAAAAAGTGCTAAACCGGTGGAAACGTGTTGTCGCTAAAAAAGAGCAAACATTAGTAAAAGGTTTATATTTTTGGGGAGGTGTTGGACGAGGAAAAACTTATTTGGTCGATACTTTTTATGATTGTTTACCGTTTGATAATAAAATGCGAGTACACTTTCACCGATTTATGCATCGAGTTCATCAAGAGCTAAAAACGTTAACAGGCAAGTCTGATCCCTTGAAGATCATAGCTAAACGCTTTGCAGATGAAACCTGCATTATTTGTTTTGATGAATTCTTTGTCTCAGATATTACCGACGCAATGATCTTAGGTACGTTATTTGAAGAATTGTTTGCACATAAAGTAACGTTAGTAGCAACTTCAAATATTATTCCTGACGAACTTTATCGCAATGGCCTGCAGCGTGCTCGTTTTTTACCCGCAATAAAGTTAATTAATGAAAACTGTGACGTGATTAACGTCGACAGCGGCGTTGATTATCGTTTACGTACGTTGGAGCAAGCTGAAATTTATCACTTTCCCCTGGATCAAGTTGCAGACGATAACCTTGAAAAGTACTTTACTCAGCTTTCATTTGAGCAGGGTGTTAAATTAAAAAAAATTAAGATTAACAATCGTGAGTTAGTCACAGTGCAGGAATCTGACGGCATTGTGCATTTTGACTTTGCTACTTTGTGTGTGTCTGCTCGTAGCCAAAGTGACTATATGGAGTTAAGTAGAATATATCACACAGTTCTATTGGCTAACGTTAAACAAATGAATGTTGATTGCGATGACGCAGCGCGACGTTTTATTGCTTTAGTTGATGAGTTTTATGAGCGAAATGTAAAACTCATTATTTCGGCTGAAGTCGCGATGGAGCAGTTATACACACATGGCGGCTTAGAGTTTGAATTTAAACGTTGTTTAAGTCGTTTGCAAGAGATGCAGTCGAGCGATTACCTTGCAAGTGAGCACTTACCTTAG
- a CDS encoding phosphate/phosphite/phosphonate ABC transporter substrate-binding protein, which yields MLKLLVFVLALMPTLSVSNTITVLINHDDGGKKSQRHLKRFLNVLKQKGCDAIPYQNTAQPAQLLFDPTPRSIALKDHPDYQLIAIAKTLDNDTYIKGAIVVKASIGIKDLNSLKGYWFAFINKHSWPGYMLPSKLLNDVNINEENSHFYFVGNYIGSAAALGHQDVQVAIIAHPLATRWADLNDYSIVAVTEAVETGGWWIHKNISSSIRQQCTRALTQLNRSEHKVVPAWIDGFKKVNDKGQ from the coding sequence ATGTTAAAGTTATTAGTTTTTGTTTTGGCATTAATGCCTACGTTATCAGTTTCAAATACCATCACGGTTTTGATAAACCACGATGATGGTGGTAAAAAAAGCCAGCGCCACTTAAAAAGATTTCTAAATGTGTTAAAGCAGAAAGGCTGTGATGCTATTCCGTACCAAAACACTGCCCAGCCTGCGCAGCTTTTATTCGATCCAACCCCTCGCTCAATCGCTTTAAAAGATCATCCAGACTATCAGTTGATTGCTATTGCAAAAACGCTAGATAATGACACTTATATTAAAGGTGCAATTGTTGTTAAAGCCAGTATAGGCATTAAAGATCTTAACTCTCTAAAAGGGTATTGGTTTGCATTTATCAACAAGCACTCTTGGCCTGGGTATATGCTACCAAGTAAGTTACTTAACGATGTAAATATTAATGAGGAGAACAGCCATTTTTATTTTGTTGGCAATTATATTGGTTCAGCAGCAGCTTTGGGACATCAAGATGTACAAGTTGCCATCATTGCCCACCCATTAGCTACACGTTGGGCTGATCTTAATGACTATTCAATTGTTGCGGTTACAGAAGCGGTAGAAACAGGGGGCTGGTGGATACATAAAAACATCTCATCCTCGATTAGGCAGCAATGTACAAGGGCATTAACTCAACTAAACAGGTCTGAACATAAAGTTGTGCCTGCTTGGATTGACGGGTTTAAAAAAGTAAATGATAAAGGCCAATAG